The Thermosipho melanesiensis BI429 sequence ATGAACTTGCTTTGTTTGGTCTTGGATTAAGCAGGAAACAAAATATAACATTGTTCTGTTAAAATTAAACTTATCTTCTAACTTATAGAAATCAAGACCTTCTTTTGTATTTTTTAATAAAAGTCATATTCCCTCTTATTAAATGAAATTGCCCAGCTAAGGTATAAATTAACCATTTAGGAAAAATCTTTAAAACTAAATACATAATAAATATAGAAACAAGATAATAAATATACCAAAACCTACTTACAAAAGCTATAGGATCGCTAACTAAAGGGGTAAGAAGTCCAGGTATTAATATATGATACCCCAAAACAAATATTGTAAACCTTCCAAATAACACAAAAAAATTTTCAAATCGCGTAGAAACCAAAATATTCGATAATGAGACAATTAAAATTATAGACAAAAATTCCGTAAAATACGAAAGCAAAGAAAACTTTCCATAACTTGCCGAACGCCAATCATTAAATCCATTTATATTAGAAAAAATCCAAAGAAGAAGAAAAGAAAAACTAAACAAAAGATATTTGCGTTTTATCCTAAAACCAAATCTATTTTTCTTAAAAATAAAACCCAAATAAAACCAAACTAATCCATGAAAAACTACTTCTAATTTAAAAAATTTACTTTGCTCTTTTATAAAAAGCGTTGAAAAAAATGATAAAACAGGAATCAAATGGACCAATTTTAATTTGTAAAGAACTAAAAAACATAATTCTGCAACAAAAAACATATAAAGATACCAAAGTGGCAAAACATTAACAGGCATATCTATGGGAGAATACCCAAAAAATAAAAAGTCAAAAATACTTGAAAACACACTATCACTTATACTTACAAACCTGTTTATAAAATAATAAACAAAATACCCCACTGTGGACATAAAATAAAAAGGAATTAGGATATTAAGGAATAATTTTTTTAATTTAACTAAAACCATCTCATCTTTATACAAATACCCAGAAATAAGCATAAAAACGGCTAATATACTAGATATTTTAGCAACATAATTTTCAGGTGCACAAGAATGAGCAAACATAACCATTATTATTAAAATCCCTTTTGCAATATCCAACTCTTTTATACGAATAATACCACCCCTATAAGATTTTATCACATTTAACAATCTTGTTAAAAATTATTGGTGGAAAAAAAATCTACAAATGATAGAATTATTTTACTAAAAGAGGGAGGGATAATATGAAGAAAATTCACATAAAAACTTATGGCTGTCAAATGAACGAAAATGACAGCGAAGTTGCAAAGTTCTACCTTGAAGAAGAAGGATACGAAATCACTAACAACGAAAATGACGCAGATATTGTAATACTAAACACATGTGTGGTTAGAAAAAAATCCGAAGATAAATTTTACAGTCACATTGGTGAATTAAAAAAACAAAATAAAATAATTGGCATAATGGGTTGTGGAGCTGAAAAAGAAAAAGAAAAACTATTTAAAAGAGGTGTAAAATTTGTTATTGGAACAAGGGCTATCCCATTAATCCCACAAGCAGTTGAAAGAGCTATCAACGGAAAAAAAAGTGCAATATTTGAAGACAAAATGGACGAGATTGATTACAAAAAAATCCTAAAAAGAAACTCCAAACACCATGCTTGGATTACTATTATTTATGGATGTAATAGATTCTGTACATACTGTATTGTTCCATACACAAGAGGACGTGAAAAATCAAGAAAAATGGATGATATAATAAATGAAGTTGAAAATCTTGCAAAAAGTGGAATAAAAGAAGTAACCTACCTTGGTCAAAATGTTGATGCATATGGAAAAGACTTAAATGATGGAAGTTCTCTTGCAAAGTTACTAAATCTAACGAAAGATATTGAAGAAATAGAAAGAATATGGTTTTTAACTTCTTATCCAACGGACTTTTCGTTAGATATTGCACATGAAGTCGCAAATAGTTCAAAAATAACGAAAAACATACATCTTCCCGTACAACATGGAAGTAATAAAATATTAAAAAAAATGAACAGACGTTATACTATCGAAGAATATATTGAATTAATAAATGATATTAGAAAAATAGTACCAGATGCTTCCATTTCTAGTGATATAATTGTGGGGTTTCCTGATGAAACAGAAGAAGATTTTGAAAAAACGGTTGAACTAGTTAAAAATATTAAATTTGAAAGGTTAAACCTTGCTATTTATTCTCCAAGAGAAGGAACTATTGCGTGGAAATATTTTGAAGATAACGTTCCAAGGATAATTAAAACAAAACGAATGGCATACATTTTAAACCTTCAAAAAGAAATAAACAAACAACTAAATGAAAATTATTTAAACAAAACTGTAGAAATAATAGTTGAAACAAAGGCAAAATCAGGTCTTTATTATGGTAGAGATATTAGAAATAAAATTATAGCATTTGAAGGTGATAAATCACTAATAGGAAAGAAAGTATTAGTAAAAGTGAAAAAAACAACTGCTGGACCTTTGTATGGGGATATAATAAAAATATTATAAATAAAGGGAGGTAGAAAAATGGCTAAAAACATGCCTTTAAAAGAGATAATACAAGAATATATCCTTTCAACAATAGGGGTAATTTTAACTGCTTTAGGACTTGTAATATTTCTAATACCAAATAATATTGCTGCAGGTGGTGCATCTGGACTTGCCATAGTTTTACACTCAGTTATACCAATTCCCGTAGGAATATGGATGTATATTTTAAACGCCATTTTGTTTTTTATAGCATTTTTAATTATTGGCTTCGACTTTAGTTACAAAACAATTTATTGTACATTTTTACTAAACTTTTTTATTGATTTTTTCGATAGGGTAGTTAAAATTCCAACTTACAATGGAAATGATTTAATACTTGCTGTATTCTTCGGTGATATTTTAACTGCAATTGGTATGGCAATTACTTTTTCCCAAAACTCATCCACAGGTGGAACTGATATTTTGGCAAAAATATTTAATAAATTTTTTGCAACACCAATGGGCACAACACTACTTGTAATAGACTTTTTCATCGGATTTTTAGCAGGAGTTGCTTTTGATCCAAAGATAGGAATGTACTCAATTCTTGCTATAATAATCAATGGTATCACAATTGATTTTGTACTAAAAGGTTTAGAACTCGCAATTACAGTAACTATTATCACGGAGAACAACAAACCCATTGAAGAATTTATAATTAAAAATATGGGAAGAGGTCTTACTTACCTAAAGGGAAAGGGAGGATACACAAAAAAAGACAGGGATATCATCTTTGTTTCAATTAGAAGGCGTGAACTTAGTGAGCTTATTCATTTCATCAAAAAAGTGGATCCAAACGCCTTTGTAATAGTAAATGAATCAAGATATGTGCTTGGTGAAGGGTTTAAAAGAAACTTGTGAGGTGTTAAAATGAAGGCATTAATAATAATCGATATGCAAAATGACTTTGCCAAAAATGGTGGAACATTATATTTTGATGGAGCAGAAAAAATAATTCCACCGATACTTTCATTAATAAAAAATGCAAAATCAAAAAAACTTCCAATTATCCTCACACAAGATTGGCATGAGGAAGATGATATAGAATTTAATATCTGGCCAAAACACTGTGTAAAAAACACAGATGGTGCTCAAATTATTTCTGAAATATTTGATGTATTAAAAGATTATAATAAAGTTTATTACATAAAAAAAACAAGATACTCTGCCTTTTTTAACACAAACTTAGATGAAATATTAAAAAAGCTAAATATAAAAGAAGTTGATTTGTGCGGATTAGTCTCAAACATCTGCGTGCTCTTTACAGCGGAAGAATTAAGAAACAGAGACATTACAGTGAATCTGTATACGAATGCTACAAACTCATATGATGAAAAAATGCATAACTTTTCTTTGAAACTGATGAAAGAAGTATTAAATATTTCAATGAAAGAGGTATAGTATGGAAAAGACATTAAAAAAAGTCACAACCTTTGCAGTAGTTACAAATACATTCCTTGCTGTTATAAAGATAATCACTGGTATATTGTTTAACAGTATGGCTGTACTTGCAGATGGTATAGATAGCTCTACTGATATAATAACTTCAATCATTGTTTTTCTTGCAACGAGATATTCTTCAAAACCGCCTGACAAATTACACCCATACGGCCATACAAAAGCTGAAAACATTGGAGCAAAAATTATATCTTTTATCGTTTTTTATGCAGGTATATCACTACTAATCGAAAGCTTTCTGAAACTAGTCAAAAAAGAATACATACTAATTCCAGGTTTTTTACCTTTATTTGTAACCCTAATATCTGTTCTTTTTAAAACAATACTCTTTATAGTCGAATACAGAATTGGAAAAAAATATAATAGATCCTCTTTAGTTGCAGAAGCCCTCAATATGAGAAATGATATAATGTTGTCAACTATAGTGTTCTTAGGTGTTTTTTTAAACAAAACCGGGCTAGCATGGATGGACCCTTTGGTTGGAATATTAATGTCTGTTATAATT is a genomic window containing:
- a CDS encoding acyltransferase family protein; its protein translation is MDIAKGILIIMVMFAHSCAPENYVAKISSILAVFMLISGYLYKDEMVLVKLKKLFLNILIPFYFMSTVGYFVYYFINRFVSISDSVFSSIFDFLFFGYSPIDMPVNVLPLWYLYMFFVAELCFLVLYKLKLVHLIPVLSFFSTLFIKEQSKFFKLEVVFHGLVWFYLGFIFKKNRFGFRIKRKYLLFSFSFLLLWIFSNINGFNDWRSASYGKFSLLSYFTEFLSIILIVSLSNILVSTRFENFFVLFGRFTIFVLGYHILIPGLLTPLVSDPIAFVSRFWYIYYLVSIFIMYLVLKIFPKWLIYTLAGQFHLIRGNMTFIKKYKRRS
- the miaB gene encoding tRNA (N6-isopentenyl adenosine(37)-C2)-methylthiotransferase MiaB — protein: MKKIHIKTYGCQMNENDSEVAKFYLEEEGYEITNNENDADIVILNTCVVRKKSEDKFYSHIGELKKQNKIIGIMGCGAEKEKEKLFKRGVKFVIGTRAIPLIPQAVERAINGKKSAIFEDKMDEIDYKKILKRNSKHHAWITIIYGCNRFCTYCIVPYTRGREKSRKMDDIINEVENLAKSGIKEVTYLGQNVDAYGKDLNDGSSLAKLLNLTKDIEEIERIWFLTSYPTDFSLDIAHEVANSSKITKNIHLPVQHGSNKILKKMNRRYTIEEYIELINDIRKIVPDASISSDIIVGFPDETEEDFEKTVELVKNIKFERLNLAIYSPREGTIAWKYFEDNVPRIIKTKRMAYILNLQKEINKQLNENYLNKTVEIIVETKAKSGLYYGRDIRNKIIAFEGDKSLIGKKVLVKVKKTTAGPLYGDIIKIL
- a CDS encoding YitT family protein, which encodes MAKNMPLKEIIQEYILSTIGVILTALGLVIFLIPNNIAAGGASGLAIVLHSVIPIPVGIWMYILNAILFFIAFLIIGFDFSYKTIYCTFLLNFFIDFFDRVVKIPTYNGNDLILAVFFGDILTAIGMAITFSQNSSTGGTDILAKIFNKFFATPMGTTLLVIDFFIGFLAGVAFDPKIGMYSILAIIINGITIDFVLKGLELAITVTIITENNKPIEEFIIKNMGRGLTYLKGKGGYTKKDRDIIFVSIRRRELSELIHFIKKVDPNAFVIVNESRYVLGEGFKRNL
- a CDS encoding isochorismatase family cysteine hydrolase; the protein is MKALIIIDMQNDFAKNGGTLYFDGAEKIIPPILSLIKNAKSKKLPIILTQDWHEEDDIEFNIWPKHCVKNTDGAQIISEIFDVLKDYNKVYYIKKTRYSAFFNTNLDEILKKLNIKEVDLCGLVSNICVLFTAEELRNRDITVNLYTNATNSYDEKMHNFSLKLMKEVLNISMKEV
- a CDS encoding cation diffusion facilitator family transporter, which encodes MEKTLKKVTTFAVVTNTFLAVIKIITGILFNSMAVLADGIDSSTDIITSIIVFLATRYSSKPPDKLHPYGHTKAENIGAKIISFIVFYAGISLLIESFLKLVKKEYILIPGFLPLFVTLISVLFKTILFIVEYRIGKKYNRSSLVAEALNMRNDIMLSTIVFLGVFLNKTGLAWMDPLVGILMSVIIIKVAFEIFSENAHLLLDGIHPEDEWIYDAILKVCKDCGKIKNPHKIRVRKIGINYDIDMDIEVEPNMTVKESHELTKCIKEKLINITNNKIYDVVIHVEPLENIEIEPYGIRGDYEKTNHTNNNNS